Below is a genomic region from Triticum aestivum cultivar Chinese Spring unplaced genomic scaffold, IWGSC CS RefSeq v2.1 scaffold74138, whole genome shotgun sequence.
GCGCGCGATATATATGGTCACGACCTCGGTGCggcggagggagcaggcaaggcAGGGCGCAGAACCACCCCGGGTAACCAAGCCTCAAGGTTAGCGCCCACATATGGAGAAGCAGTCTGGAACCCAGTGCGCGAATCAGCAGCAACGCGGATGGGTATAGCACACCAGGCAGATAGACGTAGGCGAGGGTGGCGCTGTCGACCACCGGGCGAACCGCCAGATAAACTCCCCCCATGAAGACGAGGATCATGAACATGGCGGCGAAAAGCAGGAACAGGTATCCGGTGCTGAAGTACAAGAAGCGTTTGGTCCGGTCCAGGAAGGGAAACCCCGCAAACGTGCAGGAAGATATGGCTGCCGCGGCGAATCCGAATGCGCCGAAGTCGGACATTGCGAATATCCTGTAAGCAAACCGCATCGCCATGCTCTTCTCCTTGTTAGTATCGTAGAAAGGCGCCACCGCAAAAGGCGCCGCGAATGCCGCGGTCAAGATGAGCACCGCGCAGACGCCCAGCACGCCAGCGGACTTGCCGATCGTTTGGGATTCCTTCTCCTCCTCATGTTTTGCCATGCTTCTAGCCAAGTGATCATGTCCGATCCTTTCGGGTTCCTTCCCTTCCTCGCGTTTTGCCAGGTTTCTAGCCCAGTGATCGCGTCGGTAGGTGCCCCAGTCAGCTCCGGCAACTATGAGGCTGTTCATAATCAAATACGGAGCAGCCTGTGAGTAAGGGCATGGACAAACTCAATTAGTgatacatatatacacatatatatggTAGGAATGGTAGGAACATGATATTCGCCAAACCTAATTTTAGTTCTCAATAGAAAATATATAATATCCTGAAATGTTCTCCATGAGACTGGGGCCAAGTAACTATAGTGAAATTATAGGGTAAGGCTACTCTCGACGCTCCACTGTCGTGCCTCTCGCACATTAGATTTTGGAAAATCATCTAAAACAACCGACTCATTTCTCGCTCTCCTAAACCGTTGCCTCCGCTGCTCCACACGCTACATGGCCCATGGGGGCTCCACCCACCGCTCTTCTCTAACGTTATCTCTTCCCCTCCACTCATTTGTCCTTTTCCCCCTTTTCACTTTTTATGTCCTCCGTGAGCTGCTAGATGAGAGGATCCAGGAGGGGAATTGGGAGGACCACTCACGGTACCTTGTGTGTATTAGAGTCTACTACAATTGGATTTCCGCTAAGCCTATTTATAAGATATTAAGATACAATGCATTGTGGTAGTTGTCTATAAAGACATACCATCTATTGGGAGAACATGCAGAGAAATGATACATTGAGTGTGTCCTAACTAAGAGCATTTGCATAGAATGTATGATAGAGGATCCAAGTTATCAACCAATGGTACATCATACATGTATTCCAAAGGTTTGTTTATACAGTTGTTAGTAAAGAAACTTTTATATTTTTTCATGGTAGAGTCATGAGTCAATCCTCTAATCATTTTAGTGGGGACAAAAAAGTATATTCGCATGAGTGCCACGATCGCGGGTTGTACATCCTACAACCAGTCCTCTCTCACCTTATTATTACTATCCATGTTGGATTCTATATAAGGTTGCATTGCTATCATACGATGACATGGGCTTCATTGGAGATGCCCTCAACTTCTTACGAAACCTATAAACTGCAATATATGTTCCATTAAGAAAAGAAATGTCACCAACATTATCTACGTAGATTACTCTAGTTATACGAGCTAAAAGAACTAATTTATCAACCATGGCTTAGTTGGGGAGAGTGAGGGGCCAATATAGTTTTGAAAAGTATCATTGCTAAGTATCAAATACTAGCTACTCTCTGAAAAGGAAGTTGTCACCAACAGGATGTAGTGTTTACGGCTCCTTTATACTTCACCAATAGTCCGCCTTTGCCAATTTTATTGCCGTGGAGATAGGGGAAAGATGGAAGCGAGAAGGCAAATATGTAACCAAGAATAGTTTCATGCACAATTCCAATTCTTTCCTTACTTTGTAGCTTTCATTGTACATACAAAGTGCTTAGTCCTTTGGATTCCATGTAAAATATATCTTACATTTCCAGTGGTGAAATCATATTCATGTGTACCAACTTCAggtactaatgtgcacaagtctatATGCGATTATAAATGCAAATGCATATGTCTTGAAACTTTTGATTGAAAATGGATTTGGTAAAACTGAGCAATAATGTCATTCTGGAGATTATTAAGGCCAAAGGTTTTTGGGCATGATGGATCAATTGGATCAAGCTTATCCTAagttttggctcctcttctgttATTCTAAATGGGGTCCTAGGGGGGGGGGGAATCTACTGTTAAAGGGTAGTGAGTAGTGAGGTAGGGGGGCCCTTTATCCCCTCTTCCGATTCATCCACCTGCTGATCTTCTACTATAAGTTCTTAATAAGTATGGCTTATGAAATTCTTCATCCTCCCCTGGAAATCCATAGTTAAGCTACTTTTCCCATCGAGCAATATGTAGATGATACTTTGGTTCTGATGCACACATATGTTAGGCAGTTTGTAAGTCTGAAAGCTTTGCTAAATACTTCTACTAAGTCCACTAGCCTCGTAACTTTTATAAGTCAAATATGGTCCCCATTCACATTGCTGAAAATAGAGGGATCTCCTTGAGAATGCTTTGGTTTGCAGGAAAGGATCTTTCTCCTTTACGCACCTAGGTTTACCACTGGGTTTCAGCGAGCCCAGGGTTGAGCATTGTCTTCCTATGGTTAGTAGGATTGGAAGAAGGCCGAGAGACATTCCTATCTTTGTTATCTATGCTGGAAAATAGCAAATGGTCAAAAAATTCCTCTCCTCTTTCCTATTTTCTTCATGTGTGGCCTATATATTCCTAAAATCATCAAGCATCAAGTGTCTTGGACATTGTCTATGGAGAGGTTCATACTGAACAAAGTGTAAGCTCTGGTTTCCTGGTCCAAGGTGTGCAAACCAAAGAATTAGAGAGGGCTAGGTGTTATGAGTATCATAGTTCAAAACAAGGCTTTGTTAGCTTGCTCTCCTCATTTTCCATGCAGTTAAAAACAAGGCTTTACATTTGAAGAATCTCCATACTTAAATAGGCATGTTATCCCCTGGATTAATCTTATCTTGACTACTTACTGTGCTAATGGAATTTTTCCTGGTAATCACTTTGAACAATCATTTTACTGGATGGCAAACTTGAAGTTGTTGTACTTATACAAATCTATAGCCAAATAAGTGTTGTGGTTTGAGTTAAGGGAGTAACAATTATACATAAGACCTTTCTGCCATTTGTTTTCGGGTTGTTCTTCTATTATTACATCATGTATTAACAGATGTATAGGATTTATGATCTAAGAATAAATGTATACATGCAGTAGAAAATCTAAAACCACCAACCTCTGCATCATAAATGAATACATTTGTTATTACATCATAAATCGACAATGCCTGATGTAGCCGGAGGTGAGATCATGCGGTTTTATCGGGAGAATATGCATAATTTTGTTGAAATCGTCACATTTATTTCTTCTTACAACACAAAACATTTATATGTTTCATATATATCGATATCATTTATTTCTGCATTTGTAGGTCATGCGGTTGCATATATTGAAGTGCTAATATCTCGCATGGGATGGACAATGTCATTTCACATGGTCAACAATGAAATGGGAGCGCAGAAACATGACCTCCCTCGTCGGTAGTGGACCGCGGAGCATAGGAGGGCAGTGAGGATGGGCTTCAAGATGATATTTGTGGCAAGATAGTAACAAGGATGGCATGCACGCATTGTGAGTTACAATGGTGTTTGATCAATGTATCTATGTCTACACACAGGTATTTAGCTGGTCTACACACACGTATACTAGAGATACTTTAAAGTCTAAGTTAAAAGAATCAAATTAATAAAAGATATTGTACAATAAGAAAGTGGCAAATAAAAGTGCGGACTCCATTAAGACGAGGggggttatatacatacataccgTTGATGAAATATTTGGCGGGATGCTCAATTGTGCAAGATCAAGTGGTGTAAGCTCCTCCTTGTTTGTGAAGCTCAAACATACTTCCCTCCTCCGCATGAGCTGGCAAAAGATGTGTTGATGTCCTTGCAATACAGCCATATGGAGAGCCGTATTTCCATCGGTATCCCTGATGTTGAAAATCCGTTCGAACTTCAGTTCCGAGGAAACATAATTTACCACACTGTATCTTCTCTCTTGGACAGCAATGTGTAGAATAGTCTGGCCAAAGTTATTGCAGGACCAAGCGCAGCCGGGACGAAGCTCAGACAAGAGCTTGACGATTTCAAGGCTTCCATTCGCAGCAGCAACATGTATGGGCAGTGATCCCTCATAGTCTGCATGGTATCCAGCACTCTCGTCCAAATCAAGAAGAAGTTTCACAATAATTTTGTCACTGGTTGATGCCAAAAGGTGAAGTGGTGTGTTCCCATATAAATCTTCTTTCCCTATGAGTTCCTTATTATTCCACTTGGCGAGATGTTCGCTGAGATCTGCTTAGGGGTGAATGTTAGAGTTAAGCACGATTGCTCATCCGAATAGTATTAAAATCCTAATCCTACTTAGTGAGGTGCTATTAGCATATAAATACACACATGTATACCCCCTTAATTTTTAATCACCATCAGATTAAATCCAGAATGCATGAGGCACGACTATCCATCAGCTTTCCTGTGCCTGCATGTGTTGCTACCGGTTTCATTCTTGCTAAGATTTCGATGATGTTCACTGAATTTTCAGTAATTTttgtagacactgaaatatttacCATTTGGTCAAAATATTTCAGCAATTTCAGAAGTACACAAGAATTCAAACATTTTTTTTAACATTTGGTTGAACTCAAATAAATCAGACGCAAGGCAAACTGCATTCTCTGGATTTTAGTGATTCCGGTTGTTGTTGAATATTCCAGAATAGAAAAGGCAGGGTCAATCAGGCCAGCTTGGGTAGCTTAGTTACTACAACTGCGCGCTCTGGTTCAGCCAGACAGACCGGCCGGTCGCGAATCAATCAGGGAAGCAAATCGTACCTTTGCCGAGGAGAACCGCAGCATGCAGAGCTGTCTTTCTTCCAGGCCCGTCGTAGGACGCTGCTGGATATGTGCCGGCTGGTTCTTGTTCTTTGGTGAGTAGCTGAACAATCTCAAGCTGGCGCAGTTTCGTGGCCAAGTAAAGAGCAGAAACACCCTGCTCATCAGTTATTTTCACCAGAGCACGGCCGTCGTTGGGCCCGAGGACGACACGCGCATCCTCCTGGACCAATATCCGCACGGCATCCTCTTTCCCACAACGCACTGCCTCGTGCAAACATGTCTCCCCGTTGTCCTTCTGCTCTCTCAACAGCTGCCTCGTCCTGTCATCGTGCTCAGGCTCGGCCAACAGCGCGAGCAGGGCGCCGATCATGTCGACGTTCCCCGTAGCGGCCGCGCAATGTAGGGCAGTCTCTTCTCTGTTGTTCTTCGCTGTTGCATCAACCGCGTTGAGCCATCTCTCCGTCACGGAGATGGCACGTACTAGCTCCACATCCTCCAGCCTCGCAGCAATGTGGAGCACCCTGTCCCCATCCGGCGCCATCCCTTGCAGAAGCCTCTCCGCGTCGTTTGCTTCCGCTGGATCAGAGATGAGGAGTGCACCGGGATCAGGCGGAGGACCTACTGGATGCACAATGCGTAGATTTCTATATGCCTTGTCATTTGTCAGTGCCTCTTGCAGTATGACTATCGGGAGCCTCTCTGGCCGCTGTTGAATGTTTGCCATCCTCGCTCCCACCT
It encodes:
- the LOC123172101 gene encoding ankyrin repeat-containing protein At2g01680-like, giving the protein MANIQQRPERLPIVILQEALTNDKAYRNLRIVHPVGPPPDPGALLISDPAEANDAERLLQGMAPDGDRVLHIAARLEDVELVRAISVTERWLNAVDATAKNNREETALHCAAATGNVDMIGALLALLAEPEHDDRTRQLLREQKDNGETCLHEAVRCGKEDAVRILVQEDARVVLGPNDGRALVKITDEQGVSALYLATKLRQLEIVQLLTKEQEPAGTYPAASYDGPGRKTALHAAVLLGKDLSEHLAKWNNKELIGKEDLYGNTPLHLLASTSDKIIVKLLLDLDESAGYHADYEGSLPIHVAAANGSLEIVKLLSELRPGCAWSCNNFGQTILHIAVQERRYSVVNYVSSELKFERIFNIRDTDGNTALHMAVLQGHQHIFCQLMRRREVCLSFTNKEELTPLDLAQLSIPPNISSTAAPYLIMNSLIVAGADWGTYRRDHWARNLAKREEGKEPERIGHDHLARSMAKHEEEKESQTIGKSAGVLGVCAVLILTAAFAAPFAVAPFYDTNKEKSMAMRFAYRIFAMSDFGAFGFAAAAISSCTFAGFPFLDRTKRFLYFSTGYLFLLFAAMFMILVFMGGVYLAVRPVVDSATLAYVYLPGVLYPSALLLIRALGSRLLLHMWALTLRLGYPGWFCALPCLLPPPHRGRDHIYRALYVRCSSRFFFFFTVFILLAVLALLLAKTNIPAR